Proteins encoded by one window of Lathyrus oleraceus cultivar Zhongwan6 chromosome 1, CAAS_Psat_ZW6_1.0, whole genome shotgun sequence:
- the LOC127119447 gene encoding uncharacterized protein LOC127119447: MRRVVQGRSRGIILDVCWNNQGQLIEPNGHTLTSFIGALVRNEIPITCDDWRNKELNESKEKIWSEIKRCFNIEEERRGFCMKLAGKLLRGFRTFLSSKFLKDADGNFVDAELPKKYESLISAEEWEAFKSKRQDPVFQRISATNRERASSPAYPYRKGRVGYGRLEQSMVSIYKLR, encoded by the exons atgaggagggtggtccaaggaagatctcgaggcatcatactagatgtctgttggaacaaccagggacagcttatagaacctaatgggcataccttaactagttttatcggtgcactagtaaggaatgaaattcccattacatgtgatgattggagaaacaaagagctgaatgagtccaaagaaaaaatttggagtgagataaag cgatgttttaacatcgaagaagaaagaagaggtttttgtatgaaattggccggaaagcttctaagagggtttcggacatttttatcatccaagttccttaaggatgcggatggtaattttgtggatgcggagcttcctaaaaaatatgaaagtttgatatcggctgaagaatgggaagctttcaaatccaaaagacaagacccggtttttcaaagaataagtgctacaaatcgggaaagagcatcaagtcccgcatatccgtaccgaaaaggacgtgtcggatatggacgcttagaacaatccatggtaagtatttataaattgcgataa